DNA from Fusarium musae strain F31 chromosome 7, whole genome shotgun sequence:
TATCGAAAGCCCTCTCATGtaacagagaagaagaatgtgAGATTGAACTGGGCAGCAGTAGAAAGTAAGGGGAACAGCATTGCTGCTGACTTGGGTTATGAATCGGTGGGAAACATACTTGACAGTGACAAAGAGTGATATGAGGCAAGAGCTCTTGGTCTTCTGATTCTTGAAATGCAAAGCTCGTGTCAAATGAGGCTATTGCGGACGCGTGCGCTTTGTGGGAAGTTGGATCTCATACCTCGTGAGGCATGCTGAGTTTGGAGAGAGAAAGGTGAGGCTAAATTCGGGACCAGTGGAGGACCATTATCGAGGATCAATACAGTGGGGCTTCGGTAGTGtctgagccatgatggagaaaATCCTCATGTCAAAGAATCAAGGATCTCATTTATGAAGAGGAATTGAGCTGTCTATAAAAACAAACAGCTTAATTGCCACTTGTCGGATACCACGGGGGTGATCTACGTTTGCTCACGGCCGACCTCAGGGAAATAAAGAAAGGTACCAACGGGATTCTTTCAGTTCTACTTTACAGTGTCTACAAACCACATACAAATCCAGCTGCACCATGCCATTCATGCTCAACTCTAGCTCAATGGCACCTCCGTCTACCGTTTCATCATACTGTCAAATACCATTACCACTGAGATACCACCCCCTGATTGATTCCGCCGTCGCTCACAAATTACCGGATTCGATGGAATGCAGTATTTTGTCAATGAGCGCAATGATGTCCTCGTTCGACTGGGCCGCGGCACGTGCAGTAATACCATACTGAACAGCGTGAAGAGAAGCCACCTGTTCAAACAAGGATGTAGCATAGGGGACATCGGTCGCATTTCCTAGCTTCTTCATGAGAGCATTCATGCTGGTGTGCTTGAGAAGTGCTCCATGCTGACCCGCAACAGATTCGACAGACCTGTTTGCGTGGGTGACTGAAGCCTGTAGGTATGACTTTAGGGATAAGAGGGTCGTGGCGAAGTTTTGGGGGGTGACTGGCTGGGATACTGTCGGCCTGTTGTTGATCGCTTGCTGCAGCGGATTGCGAGGACAGTTGTTACTGTACCGCTCACAGAAAGGCAGAATCGCCTTGACTTCCCGCAAGACAACATCCTCATGCGCATCAGTCGGAATGAGGTCAAGGCAAGATTCAAGAAAGAATAGGAGAGCGTTGCGGGGTAGGATATCCCCCAGGTGGTGCTCGCCTTCGAGTTCAGTGTCGACGTCAGTACGAAGGGCCTTGTGGACGGTCATGATAAATTCAGGGTCGATGCCGCGGAGTTTCGAATTCAATCGCTGACACCTTTGTTAGCCCGATGCATGTATGAAACGAAAAACACTTACTGCCACTTCTTCGTGTAGCTCATCAGACTGGGCTCGGGTGAGGTCACAGCTAAAGTCGAAGAATGCACTCTCACCATCAGTGCGTGTCTGTCGTCCGTATTTCAGATCCACCCTGCTGTCCTCCACAGTGGCCAAGAGCATATCGATCAAAGACTTGTCTTTCGCCCCCGACATAATGAACGTATGCCATGTGAGCACAAGCTTGCTCGCAAGGTGCTCTGGCTGAGTTACCACGAGTGGGTGAGCGGTGGAAATATTCTCCACGAGGCCGGGAACAAGGGAGGCCGTTATGCGAGTCTCGCTCGTCTTGTCGAGGGCCGCAGCCTTGCGACAGTTCTGACTCAATGCCTTGACTCGATTTCTTCTATCCCCACCGACGTCCTCCTAGAACTCGGAGTAGAAGAAGATGGTCTCGCCAGGAATGAGTGCGGGTGAGAGCCGTCCGTTGAAAAACTTGCATCCGACGTAGAATTTGGCTTGGgggttgagcttctcagagACCGGAATGTAAGCCCGCAATGCGTTTTCGTCACGTCGAAGAATGACGGGGTTTGTCTGCTTCCCCTTTCCTTTAGCTGAAGTGCTCTTGGTAGAAGTCCCTGTGTTTGAGTACTTTTTGGGGTCGTCTCCGGGAACCAATCCCACCTCGACGTATTCCTTGGTGACCTTTCGATCACTGACGAGCTCTGCCCCAGCGGGCGCCTTGGGACATGGAGTTACAGCAGGTCCATGTGTCGACGGCTTGTATTGTTCATTTGATGTCTTCATCCGGCCGCTGCCGGTCTTTGCCTCTTCCCCTGCACTCCAAAGATGGACGCGTTGAAAGGGGATCCGTCCATTGACTTCCACCCGCATCTGAAGATGGTCACGATTCTTGGCAAGATCCCAGTATCCATCCTCGATTGGCTGATGAGATAGAGCCCGATTGGAAGGCCCAGCAAGATTGTTGTCAGTCATGTCGGCGGATTCCGAAAGAGAGTGAAGCCAGGTATGGAAAATGGCCTTGATAAAGTTTCAGTCGGCGGTCAGAATGAGGGAAATAGACCGTTGTCTTGAGTAATTAAAGGAGAGTTGAGTTGTCGTAGTTATGTGGCGAGATGAGACGTAAATTGTCAATGTGGTTTGGCGTAGAGTTGGCGAGAAATGAAGTTGAGTCGCAGTGATTCTTTTCGCTGCAGTCACGTGGCAGACCCGTAACCCAGCAAAGTAAACTGGAGCCAGGAGGCTCGAGAATCAACACACATGTCCCTCTCATAAATTCACAAGTGTGGCTTCTTTTCCCTCATACACACGTTTTCCATATACGCGCCACCACCAGGCGGATTCCTCACTCTTTCTACCTTGAGAAAAGCCCCACGAAGATGGCCCCCCATGATCCGGGCTTTGCGAATGGCGATCTTCAAAAACTCAAATCGCACCTCTTGGAACTGATGCTCGCCTACGACGAAGTTCCCGCTCAGCGACCCCAGGCAAGAGTCGCCAAATACCCAAAGACAACCTCTGCACCATTGTCTGATACCAAGGAGGCCATCATTGAGAAAGTCGATTCAGACATGAAAGCTATCGCAAACAGTATCTTTACCCAGCGCGAAGACTCAAACTTACGTCTTCCCGCCAGCAAAGTCTCAACCGATCTctacaacaagctcaaggagattgTCGACAGTGATCGTGCCTGCACGCAGGAGGATATTGATCAAATCGATTCACTCCTCAAACGCTTTGTCCGTCAACTTGACCCAAGTTATCCATTCCCTGCTGAATCCCAGGACGATTCACTCAAAGGTAAGACTCTTTGCATGATTGTCGCCAATCGGACTATAGCTAACCTTTTACAGGCGGCGAAACGGATGTACAGGATGTCAACCAACCTATCAATGACAATGTCGATGGTGGCTTGGGAACGGAAGATCAAGGTGCTCGGGGCTCAGACTCCCAAGACGAGTCGATGGGAGGAATCGAAGAGCCTATGAAAGATGAAGAGTAAGCGACATTGTCGGGTTCGTATGACAAGGCTTCGGCCAGGCCCAATTGGCAAAGTCTCCATTGCGTATTTTGGAGGAATGGTGGTGCTATCGTACTACAAAAAGGTGTGGAAACGGATAAAGTCATGGGCCATAAATACAGGGTCTGCTGCCTTGACCTTTTCAGTCTTGGACGGTTGGCAATCTCTCTGCCTGTGGTAATTGAATTGTTTTCTAAACTGATTTACGGAAAGTGACGGCTCAGAATTTTAAATGTTGGCGAACAAAGAGCTATATTGTTTGTCTGTCTCCTTGTCTTGACCTGTGTTCACCACGGGCCTTTCATAAAGTGGCTGTGCGAGTCAAACCGTGCACCAAACGACCGAGGTTTACCCGGGAACGAGAACAAAGGTCGACCCTCTGTGCTCacatttcttttctcctcaaccatcatcaccacacATCTCTGCTACTCTCTTCACGTCCCAAGCCCACTATTTTCATTGCGTCAACACAATCACTACCGCTACCATATCTGCCAACCAGACCAACTTCACTGTCACCCCCACCCCCCGCGGTGGCTTCGCCGGTGTGGCCAGTACTGCCAGTATCTCAGAGGAGCCAGATCCAAGCGTGGGAAATGTTGATCGAGATGCTCTCTTTGGCTCCTTTTGGATTGAAACAGTCATACATTCGCTGAAACGTTTTCATCGGCTGTTGAGGTCACAATTCTTAGTGCCGACGGGTTGTTTGCATGCTGACCGCGTCAAGCAACGGAAGCCAAACAAGTCAGAAACTCAAAGAAGCCcgccaaagacaaagaagcgGCCGAAGCACCAAAGGAGGACACGAATCCACCAGAGAAGGTGAAGATACCGAAAAGAAGAACGCGACGACAACTTGGGCACTGCAACATCTGTCAACG
Protein-coding regions in this window:
- a CDS encoding hypothetical protein (EggNog:ENOG41) gives rise to the protein MAPHDPGFANGDLQKLKSHLLELMLAYDEVPAQRPQARVAKYPKTTSAPLSDTKEAIIEKVDSDMKAIANSIFTQREDSNLRLPASKVSTDLYNKLKEIVDSDRACTQEDIDQIDSLLKRFVRQLDPSYPFPAESQDDSLKGGETDVQDVNQPINDNVDGGLGTEDQGARGSDSQDESMGGIEEPMKDEE
- a CDS encoding hypothetical protein (EggNog:ENOG41); translated protein: MSGAKDKSLIDMLLATVEDSRVDLKYGRQTRTDGESAFFDFSCDLTRAQSDELHEEVARLNSKLRGIDPEFIMTVHKALRTDVDTELEGEHHLGDILPRNALLFFLESCLDLIPTDAHEDVVLREVKAILPFCERYSNNCPRNPLQQAINNRPTVSQPVTPQNFATTLLSLKSYLQASVTHANRSVESVAGQHGALLKHTSMNALMKKLGNATDVPYATSLFEQVASLHAVQYGITARAAAQSNEDIIALIDKILHSIESGNL